A portion of the Desulfobulbaceae bacterium genome contains these proteins:
- a CDS encoding AAA family ATPase: MYTNFYNLHRRPFESVPDSSFLYLSEQHREVLYSLIYGIEEAKGFVLLAGDVGTGKTTLVRALLKEIDGKHLVISVVNPRVGFDDIFFHLLQKLGLPATEKISLAAIEALSEKLIDIHDQGQRVVLLIDEAHLLSEESLEGIRLLSNVEKDQAKLIQIVLVGQNEVYALLDKGAQKSLQQRIVVSRQLKPLAWSDALGYISHRLSESGRGTELFDSQAIALIWRASGGSPRVINQICDNALMIGYALEAEVIGRKIIQEVLSDMGPMRPKSGVQFFRQPLAVWPSWSIAAVFITLFVGLGLAGLNGQDITRPAPQPLQATAPNLLVEGDDGAVEHSFQPVKVKEDLAGGGGEQEAEISSSLKVDNELRETIPSLAKGSGLFVTGKQSMPSDESLWTMAEKIYGGVSETLLDLIHMANEGLVDINQVHFGQTLVFPEITRESMLHPGDDGKLHIHYASFYAVDNAQRVKDKLVKAGLDAFFVASRQGDIEVYRVYVGTFVRKEDAVAVLNTVEFKNLPFLNGTEKEKRNYVN, from the coding sequence ATGTACACCAATTTTTATAACTTACATCGACGTCCGTTTGAAAGTGTGCCGGATTCGAGTTTCCTCTACCTGTCGGAGCAGCACCGGGAGGTCCTCTACTCGTTAATTTACGGGATAGAGGAGGCCAAGGGCTTTGTCCTCTTGGCTGGAGATGTGGGTACCGGCAAGACCACCTTGGTACGGGCCTTGCTCAAGGAGATTGACGGTAAGCACCTGGTGATCAGTGTAGTTAATCCCAGGGTGGGCTTTGACGATATATTTTTCCATCTGCTGCAAAAGCTTGGTCTTCCGGCAACCGAAAAAATTTCTCTTGCCGCTATTGAGGCCTTGTCGGAGAAACTCATCGATATTCATGACCAAGGGCAGAGGGTGGTGCTCCTGATTGATGAGGCCCATCTGCTTTCAGAAGAGAGCCTTGAAGGGATTAGGCTCCTGTCTAATGTCGAGAAGGATCAAGCCAAACTGATTCAGATTGTCTTGGTTGGTCAGAACGAGGTGTATGCCCTGCTGGACAAGGGGGCGCAGAAGTCGCTTCAGCAGAGGATAGTGGTTAGCCGCCAGCTCAAGCCGTTGGCGTGGAGTGATGCCTTAGGGTACATCTCTCACCGTTTGTCAGAGTCGGGGCGGGGAACGGAGCTTTTCGACAGCCAGGCTATCGCCTTGATCTGGCGAGCGAGCGGAGGAAGTCCGCGAGTGATCAATCAGATCTGTGACAATGCGTTGATGATCGGATATGCCCTGGAGGCAGAGGTAATCGGTCGAAAAATCATTCAGGAGGTGTTGAGTGACATGGGGCCGATGCGGCCCAAAAGCGGGGTTCAGTTTTTTCGGCAGCCTCTTGCGGTGTGGCCGTCCTGGTCGATTGCGGCAGTATTTATAACTCTCTTTGTGGGATTGGGGCTGGCAGGACTCAACGGCCAAGATATAACAAGACCTGCGCCACAGCCTCTCCAGGCAACGGCGCCTAATCTCCTTGTTGAAGGCGATGATGGCGCCGTCGAGCACAGTTTTCAACCAGTCAAAGTCAAAGAGGACCTTGCTGGCGGGGGGGGCGAGCAGGAAGCTGAGATTTCGTCATCGTTAAAGGTAGATAATGAGCTGCGGGAAACCATTCCGTCTCTGGCCAAAGGGTCAGGTCTTTTTGTCACCGGAAAGCAGAGTATGCCATCCGATGAATCGTTATGGACCATGGCAGAGAAGATCTATGGGGGTGTGTCCGAAACTTTACTCGACCTGATTCATATGGCCAATGAGGGCTTGGTTGATATTAATCAGGTCCACTTTGGTCAGACCCTTGTTTTTCCTGAGATCACCAGGGAGTCGATGTTGCACCCTGGTGATGATGGTAAACTTCACATCCATTATGCTTCTTTCTACGCGGTGGACAATGCTCAGAGGGTTAAAGATAAATTGGTGAAGGCTGGGTTGGATGCTTTTTTTGTGGCTTCCAGGCAGGGGGATATTGAGGTCTACCGGGTTTATGTCGGGACGTTTGTCCGAAAAGAGGATGCGGTTGCGGTGCTCAACACGGTTGAATTTAAAAATTTACCTTTCTTGAACGGGACAGAGAAGGAGAAGAGAAACTATGTCAATTAA
- a CDS encoding OmpA family protein: MRYGLLIQVLCFCCWSTLVGCATQVATSPVVKGDGAMQVVAKTFHSFPLDQCKPVGNGDGMVKKVDHFLMIFDPSASMTEPYAASSLCANCHQSYSDNGFVVSHVESHGGGEVDVMDLTAVGQSCIGCHRDYLHTKFKFAKELALCFNKSIPEIDFIGSLRSFGSPIYTQVAYGPISYDRPQYDLALQKIIDVDGASPLDQTLIHTNKDWFAAEGPMAVLIVSDGKDMGDQEVLAAKELVGRYLDRVCLYTVQIGNDEMGREVLQKIAAAGKCGGSVNGDILLDSGKMADFVRQVFLTTTGASGDSDGDGVPDAKDECPGTKAGTEVDERGCWKLVVMADVLFAFDRHDLRPAGMAVLDKVVEFLKENQTLTLEISGHTDNVGSQAYNDQLSRQRAMAGQGYLVSKGIAKERIKAFWHAFNKPVAGNESMEGRSRNRRIEFKFSSPL, from the coding sequence ATGCGTTATGGTCTGTTGATTCAAGTACTCTGTTTTTGCTGTTGGTCAACACTCGTGGGGTGTGCCACTCAGGTTGCCACTTCCCCAGTGGTGAAAGGAGACGGCGCCATGCAGGTGGTGGCCAAGACCTTTCACTCCTTTCCTCTTGATCAGTGTAAGCCGGTGGGGAATGGCGACGGTATGGTGAAAAAGGTGGATCATTTCTTGATGATTTTTGATCCCTCTGCGTCCATGACCGAGCCTTATGCCGCATCCAGCCTCTGTGCTAACTGTCATCAGAGTTATAGCGACAACGGTTTCGTGGTGAGTCATGTCGAGTCCCATGGCGGAGGGGAAGTTGATGTCATGGATTTGACTGCTGTTGGCCAAAGTTGTATCGGTTGTCATCGGGATTATCTCCATACTAAATTCAAATTCGCCAAGGAACTGGCGCTGTGTTTCAATAAGAGTATCCCGGAGATCGATTTTATCGGCTCTCTCCGGAGTTTTGGTTCGCCGATTTACACCCAGGTGGCTTATGGCCCTATTTCCTATGATAGACCTCAATACGATCTGGCTTTACAAAAAATTATTGATGTCGATGGCGCAAGCCCCCTCGATCAAACTTTGATCCATACCAACAAAGACTGGTTTGCTGCCGAAGGCCCGATGGCAGTCCTTATCGTCAGTGATGGCAAGGATATGGGTGATCAAGAGGTGCTGGCGGCCAAAGAGCTGGTGGGACGTTATCTTGATCGGGTATGTCTGTATACCGTTCAGATCGGGAATGATGAGATGGGGAGAGAGGTGTTGCAGAAGATCGCCGCTGCCGGGAAGTGCGGTGGGTCGGTGAATGGCGACATCCTGCTTGATTCCGGGAAAATGGCGGACTTTGTTCGGCAAGTATTTTTGACCACGACAGGTGCCTCGGGTGACAGCGATGGCGATGGTGTGCCGGATGCCAAGGATGAGTGTCCAGGGACCAAGGCGGGCACTGAGGTGGATGAGCGTGGGTGTTGGAAGTTGGTGGTGATGGCAGATGTCCTGTTCGCTTTTGATCGTCACGACCTGAGACCAGCTGGAATGGCAGTCCTTGATAAGGTCGTTGAATTCCTGAAAGAGAATCAAACCTTAACCCTTGAGATTTCAGGCCACACCGATAATGTCGGCTCTCAGGCATATAATGATCAGTTGTCTCGCCAACGCGCCATGGCCGGGCAGGGGTATCTGGTGAGCAAAGGCATTGCCAAGGAGAGGATTAAGGCGTTCTGGCACGCCTTTAATAAGCCCGTGGCCGGCAATGAGAGTATGGAGGGACGGTCGCGAAATCGACGTATCGAATTTAAATTCAGCTCGCCGTTATAA
- a CDS encoding formate dehydrogenase subunit alpha — MKDLLTTCVYCGCGCGMYLHEENGQITGAVPSLNHPVSRGNLCVKGWNVHEFIHHPDRLTTPLIRKNGQLTPASWDEAIAYTADKLTTIRDQTANQGLGVLASAKCTNEENYLLQKFTRAVLKTNNIDHCARLUHAPTVAGLATTFGSGAMTNSINEIEDAQVILVSGSNTTEAHPQVARRMFDAIDRGAKLIVIDPRRTRLAEHAYIHLAIRPGTDIPLINAMMRIILDENLADDLFIEMRTENFYAMRDMLFQLDLKETAAITGVPLTLISAAAQCYARAQKAVICYCLGITQHICGTSNVQAIANLAMLAGHVEKEFTGVDPLRGQNNVQGACDMGALPGLFPSYQPVDNEEYQEKFETAWGTTLSGAPGLSLMQMTHGGINGPIRGMLIMGENPMLSDPTLSKVEETLRNLDFLVVSDLFLTETAKLAHVVFPVASFAEKRGTFTNSERRVQMVREVIPPIGSCRRDSDIIIALSRAMGYAMSYDSMAEVMEEIALLSPIYGGMFHDRINSSWGLQWPCWDRNHSGTPFLHKYFFTRGRGRFMPGSHQPSAEQPDADYPLILNTGRIYHHYHTGTMTRKCQSLNRESSEALLQVNPEDATRFQLRQGEVVRLSSRRGSVTVTTQLTEEVATGSVYTTFHFTETPINLLTTDARDPKAQCPEFKICAVRLDKIKND; from the coding sequence ATGAAGGATCTACTGACCACCTGTGTCTACTGCGGCTGCGGCTGCGGGATGTATCTCCATGAAGAAAATGGCCAAATTACCGGAGCAGTTCCTTCTCTTAACCATCCAGTTTCACGAGGTAATCTCTGTGTTAAAGGCTGGAATGTCCACGAGTTTATTCACCACCCGGATCGATTAACGACCCCGCTGATTCGCAAAAATGGCCAATTGACCCCGGCCTCCTGGGACGAGGCCATTGCCTACACTGCTGACAAACTGACCACAATACGCGATCAGACCGCAAATCAAGGCCTGGGGGTCCTGGCGTCTGCCAAATGCACCAACGAAGAAAACTACCTCCTGCAAAAATTTACCCGCGCCGTCCTCAAGACCAACAATATTGACCACTGCGCCAGGCTCTGACACGCTCCCACGGTGGCAGGTCTTGCCACCACCTTCGGCAGCGGCGCGATGACTAATTCCATCAACGAGATCGAAGACGCTCAGGTGATCCTGGTCTCAGGCTCCAACACCACCGAGGCCCATCCCCAGGTGGCCCGACGGATGTTCGACGCCATTGACCGAGGCGCAAAACTCATCGTCATTGACCCGCGACGGACACGGCTTGCCGAACACGCTTACATCCACTTGGCCATTCGACCTGGCACCGACATCCCACTGATCAACGCCATGATGCGGATCATTCTCGATGAAAATCTTGCTGACGACCTCTTCATCGAGATGCGGACCGAAAACTTCTATGCCATGCGCGACATGCTCTTTCAGTTGGACCTGAAGGAGACGGCCGCGATCACCGGCGTCCCGCTGACCTTGATCAGCGCGGCAGCACAATGCTACGCCCGCGCCCAGAAGGCGGTGATCTGCTACTGCCTGGGTATCACCCAGCACATCTGCGGCACCAGTAATGTCCAGGCCATTGCCAACCTCGCCATGCTGGCGGGACATGTGGAAAAAGAGTTCACCGGCGTCGACCCACTCCGTGGCCAAAACAACGTCCAAGGGGCCTGTGATATGGGGGCGCTGCCTGGCCTCTTCCCTAGTTACCAGCCAGTGGACAACGAGGAGTATCAGGAAAAATTCGAGACCGCCTGGGGCACAACGCTCTCGGGCGCTCCCGGCTTGTCGCTGATGCAGATGACCCACGGGGGAATCAACGGCCCAATCCGGGGCATGCTGATCATGGGCGAAAATCCGATGCTCAGCGACCCGACGCTAAGCAAGGTCGAGGAGACTTTGCGCAACCTTGACTTTCTGGTGGTATCCGACCTCTTCCTTACCGAGACCGCAAAATTGGCCCACGTCGTCTTTCCGGTGGCCTCTTTTGCCGAAAAAAGAGGAACCTTCACTAACTCTGAGCGCCGGGTGCAGATGGTACGAGAGGTTATCCCGCCGATTGGCTCCTGCCGACGCGACAGCGACATCATCATCGCCCTGTCTCGCGCCATGGGCTATGCCATGAGTTATGACTCAATGGCAGAGGTAATGGAAGAGATCGCCCTTCTTTCACCTATTTACGGAGGAATGTTCCATGATCGGATTAACTCCTCTTGGGGACTGCAGTGGCCATGTTGGGACAGAAACCATAGCGGCACCCCATTCCTCCATAAATACTTTTTCACCCGCGGACGAGGCCGTTTCATGCCCGGCAGCCACCAACCCTCAGCCGAACAGCCAGATGCCGACTATCCGCTGATTCTCAATACTGGTCGCATCTATCACCACTACCATACCGGCACCATGACCAGGAAATGCCAGTCGCTGAACCGGGAAAGCTCCGAAGCCCTGCTCCAAGTCAACCCGGAGGACGCGACCCGCTTTCAACTACGCCAAGGAGAGGTTGTGAGACTCAGCTCACGACGAGGATCAGTCACAGTCACGACCCAACTGACGGAAGAGGTTGCAACGGGCTCGGTCTACACCACCTTCCACTTCACGGAGACCCCCATCAACCTACTGACCACCGATGCCCGGGACCCCAAGGCCCAATGCCCTGAGTTCAAGATATGCGCCGTCCGCCTGGATAAAATCAAAAACGATTGA